The DNA sequence TAATTTTGGGCATcctcattttaaattttgtatttttttttccattttgaataAAGTTTAGTTTCTTAACTAGGCAGTAAACATAGCATTACAAAGAATAAGTGAATGTTAAACGAACTAGTGCAAGCTTTACTTAGCATTTTATCAAACAGGTGAGTTGCAAGAATTTTCAATGTAATTTCTCACAAGCTCAGATCACACCATTCTGAATTTTAAAAGGATGAATGAATATACAATTGATTCCATTGTTCAACAATAAATGTTCAAACTCATTATCAATATTCAACAATTGTTTGTCTATCATTTTTACATACGAAATGACTCAACAATTCAATTCATCACCCTCCATTACATCTCCATATCCCAACCCAACTACATCACAcagtacattttattcaacaAATTCTTAAAGCTAATATATGAGTTTTGTGTGAGATTACAATTAGACGTACGGAGAATTTGTGCCTCCCAATTTCAGTAGTAGCAAAATCGAATTCAaactatttttcttcttcttctttgcaaTCATAGTCTTCGTCTTCGTCTGTGataaaaattgagaattaATATGAATCGAAACACGGAGattagagagaattttttatttttcctaagAGAGACGAGAGAGCAAGGGAATTTTGATCAATATCAAAAGGAagtcaaaaaaaataaaagaaaatatgttgaCTTAGAGACGTGTTCATTGTCTGTTTTCGTAGTATCAATTATATTCACTTTTTTGGGGGacaaacttttcaaaaaagaCTAATTCGacacaataatttttttctagaCGAGGGAGAAAAAGAGTTATCTATTGAAACAggtggagtattttttttttttttttgagaaataaggtaaatttataatgataaaaaagaaccatgtattttaaaattatttcaactaACCTTTGCCTCTAAAAAGTGATGTATTTTTGCTAAAtatgaaaaccaaaaaaaggaaaaaaattacatttataaCAAAACATTGTTTTGAAGATTCCCAATATCTTCTTAACAATGAGAGAAAAACTGTTTTTTTCATCTTCAAACTTAATGTaaccactatttttttttagtttctctttatcattttcaaaGGCATGCATCATATTGttgtgaaaaaacaaaattcatctAGAGAAAGAGATTTAATTACCATCTAGAAAGAGAGCGCTGGTGGAATTGAAGCCGATCATCCCCCTCCGATCTCGCTCTCCTCTCCCTCCTCCCCTCACTCCCCCCGCCGCCGCACGCCACCACCGTCACCTCGAAATACGCCTCCTGCGGGAACGACGAATTCCCCAAATTCGGCCTCGGCAGCGGCAGCGGCAGCCCCGCCCTAATCATCTCCACCGCCGACAGATTCAATCGGATTTCCTCACACGAGGCGAGCAGCGATTTCACCGACGGCGACGACTGCACCGCCGCCGCGAACGCGATCCGCGGCGACCCTCTCTCCGCCCAGCTGAACGGCGCCGCGCCGCGCCGGAACAGATAGTAATTCGGATTCCGCAACGCCTCGGCCACATGGTGGCGCCTTGCGATGCCGTCTTGACGTAACTCCCGCCCTCGTTCGACTTCGTCGTCGTCGTTGCTCGTTGAGCAAAAACGACGACGACGCCAAACGCACACTCGTACTATTTGGAATAGTACGAGCGATGCAAGTAGTACGAGCGCCAGGAATGCGGAGAAGACTGCTACAACGGATACGAGCATCTTGGATCACGGGCCTTTTTcgatttgattttggttttgaagaatgttttgatAAGTGTTCGAAAAAAGTACGGTATTTATAGAGACTagtgagagaagaaaattggAAACACGTGTTGACACAGATGTGAAGTCACTGATGTGAGGGGGTGATCATCACTGAAAATGAAGTGCTTCGAAatgcattattttattgaCTAGGGGGGCTGAATTCTCATTTTAACCTCCgaaattagtttttatttttgctatcGAAACTAGTTTAGCTGGATATTAAAAGGGCAAATTGCCTAAAAAGTCATAAATTTTCGGGAAAGTTTAGTTTTTCCCGCAAACTATAAAAGTTGCGCTTAAAGACACGAACTTTATCTAATCGTGCAAATTTTCCAAACTACTCGACCTGACGAcatatttccgttaaaaacttaTCCCACGTGGCATGCCGGAGGCGTGACTTGGCAAAATTTCTGACTGGGCACAAAACGACGCcattttatgcttttttttattgaatcttATTTACACATTGTCAATTTCATCCCTAAATCATTTGTCGACGATTTCACTCTTGTCAATTACGTTTTCCGTCGATTGAATTGAGATTGCGCTTTCAAAATCAGCCAAAAAGAGGTTATATTAGTTCAGAAATTTTGTCTAAGTCACGCCTCCGGCATGCCGCGTAGGGAtaagtttttaacggaaatatgTTGTCAGGTCGGGTAGTTTGAGAAATTTGCACGATCCgataaagttcgtgacttTAAGCACAACTTTTAtagtttgtgggaaaaaccaaactttCCCTAAATTTTGTGACTTTTTAGGCAATTTACCCGatattaaaatctttaatgttttcaaaatctcaatttttaatagatgaaaaaaagtataaatcatacaaacaaattaaaaacgtTGTAGTCAAAAACTAGTTCAATactcataaaattattaaaattaaatgtaaatgataatttttgcTGTGAGAGCTGAAAGAGTGGcacaaagaaatgaaaaatacagTAAGGCTGTAAGTAGTTATTGTTGTTTATAGCAAGAAGACAATGTTTATGTTCAACTGGCTGCATTTTGACTGTGGATCCTTGAGCTCTTAGACCAATGAACAATTTGAGTCGTTATTTTAACATTGTCAATGATAaattctttataaaattaaaaatcatagtCGCGAATAAATGCAAATGTGGGTCCCTTAAGTTTCCAATGATTTGTGCCTATGATCGAACACGCGGTTAAAGTGTGGTGGGATGGGATATCTTCTTGATTGGCGGCGTGAAGGAGTAAAATTGGGGTTAGGGTGGGAGTATATGGGAACACAGATTTTATACCATTATATATCGTCTTCTCTTTgcaaaaaataacaatcatAACTTAAAATAGATTGCTTATGGATAAATTTTTCTAcgtataaaacaaaaatttaatttacgaATATATGTAAACCTGGTTTCTAGTTATTCTAATCCTAtggtgagaaaaaaaattttgattaaactATAAAAGCAACATAGGAacgaagataaaataaaaatatagaatcGACATTTTATGGAGtagaaaataatcatatactaatatatggagtacttagTATGTAGTGGGAATATAGTGTGTAACATCCCTAACCAAAATGTgctgaaatttataaatttccaTATTATACTAGCTGTATTATAAGTACAATAGAATACTTGATATACTTAgataacaatataattaaagagTAATGTATATACAACATCTCTCCTATATAAACACgcgtattatatatatacatgtaagCTTGGGAATATTTACCAATTACCATGCATTGTGGGCTATCACTATGTTTacaaggaaaagaaaattgagtcgatttgtgattttaaatatttatataaatgagTAATACTGGATATATTTTGCTTaaaatagaatttaattatgcatattttaatgataaaataggtGGACAAATATAAAGTAGTGCAGTGCGGAAGTGTAAGGAGAACAACAAGTGTATACGTGTCTTGCTAATAGAATTAAACATGCATTTGTATTATGACATTGTCAAAAATTCCATTTGGATATATAGTATTGTATTTGGTGTAAATAAGAAGGAGAAGGAAGTTGTCGTCAAATACGGACTGAAAGAGAGGGGTTGATACGAATTTCtccaagaaagaaaata is a window from the Salvia hispanica cultivar TCC Black 2014 chromosome 1, UniMelb_Shisp_WGS_1.0, whole genome shotgun sequence genome containing:
- the LOC125202659 gene encoding uncharacterized protein LOC125202659, producing MLVSVVAVFSAFLALVLLASLVLFQIVRVCVWRRRRFCSTSNDDDEVERGRELRQDGIARRHHVAEALRNPNYYLFRRGAAPFSWAERGSPRIAFAAAVQSSPSVKSLLASCEEIRLNLSAVEMIRAGLPLPLPRPNLGNSSFPQEAYFEVTVVACGGGGSEGRRERRARSEGDDRLQFHQRSLSR